A genomic region of Haliotis asinina isolate JCU_RB_2024 chromosome 1, JCU_Hal_asi_v2, whole genome shotgun sequence contains the following coding sequences:
- the LOC137276349 gene encoding uncharacterized protein, which translates to MTLTAEKLLCFEGVPMEVYTNGANKVIKDLITLGVDAEECTSIVYEVKACQDHGLSLLDTNGTELVEYLIGGWYNGRSRLLIRPTNGYREFRTPSILHCDEYRWFWAFWGSGRISYGKGKTIGINKVFDVTDPTGVSVTRLGLKGFNGNPHRIRLGENCKGRFLSVSGKWTSGLIEDKFNVDYLTCAKRCFLHSKCGMFSHRESQSRCALFDRTTSSFTLFSDSDWKSWKMLYCNV; encoded by the exons ATGACTCTGACTGCGGAAAAACTTCTTTGTTTTGAAGGTGTTCCTATGGAAGTTTATACAAATGGAGCCAATAAAGTGATCAAAGACTTGATCACTTTAGGAGTCGATGCTGAAGAATGTACAAGTATAGTGTACGAGGTGAAGGCCTGCCAGGACCATGgtcttagcctccttgacaccAACGGCACAGAACTCGTTGAGTATTTGATCGGTGGTTGGTACAATGGTAGATCCAGACTACTCATCAGGCCAACTAACGGATACAGGGAATTTCGTACACCCTCCATCCTGCACTGTGACGAATACAG ATGGTTCTGGGCATTCTGGGGGAGTGGGCGTATTTCATATGGAAAAGGTAAAACGATTGGAATCAACAAGGTCTTTGATGTCACCGACCCAACAGGTGTCTCTGTCACACGCTTAGGACTGAAGGGTTTCAATGGAAATCCTCATCGAATCCGTTTAG GTGAAAACTGCAAAGGAAGATTTCTCAGTGTCTCTGGCAAGTGGACCAGCGGTCTCATCGAGGACAAATTTAACGTGGACTATTTAACTTGTGCCAAGAGGTGCTTTCTTCACTCCAAGTGTGGGATGTTCAGCCACAGGGAAAGTCAATCAAGATGTGCATTATTTGACAGGACAACGTCGTCTTTCACGTTGTTTTCCGACTCTgactggaaatcgtggaaaatGCTGTACTGTAATGTTTAA